From a single Halorussus limi genomic region:
- a CDS encoding LutC/YkgG family protein: MSADVADQFEDSLRDLGVTQSRTTAAEFDAAVVEAADDPAVGVELPYEGVSLDETDVNADPTPAELDAAATGVTPAAFAVADYGSVVLRPDPSGVEPVSLYPERHVAVLAASDLVADMPAAFDRLAGAVEDGKDDAVIATGPSATADMGALVTGAHGPREVHVIVLEDR, translated from the coding sequence ATGAGCGCAGACGTAGCGGACCAGTTCGAGGATTCGCTTCGGGACCTCGGCGTGACGCAATCGCGGACGACGGCCGCCGAGTTCGACGCCGCAGTCGTCGAGGCCGCGGACGACCCCGCGGTCGGCGTCGAACTCCCGTACGAGGGCGTGTCGCTCGACGAGACCGACGTGAACGCGGACCCGACGCCGGCGGAACTCGACGCCGCGGCGACCGGCGTCACCCCGGCCGCGTTCGCCGTCGCCGACTACGGGTCGGTCGTCCTGCGGCCCGACCCGTCGGGCGTCGAACCGGTGAGCCTCTACCCCGAGCGTCACGTCGCGGTCCTCGCCGCGAGCGACCTCGTGGCGGACATGCCCGCCGCGTTCGACCGACTCGCGGGGGCGGTCGAAGACGGAAAAGACGATGCCGTAATCGCCACGGGTCCGAGCGCGACGGCCGACATGGGCGCACTCGTGACGGGCGCGCACGGCCCGAGAGAAGTCCACGTAATCGTGCTGGAAGACAGATGA
- a CDS encoding uracil-DNA glycosylase family protein, translated as MKNVTDRTSNPFGMRPPCRHECDSGVSSVFGYGDANADFHLVGDYPGVHGGRETGVPFTGSVAGERLQPVLNEVGLVGDAYSDEPAVADLFLSYRHACCLPEGSAPTEDDYDRLEPFFDAELRAIAAHVLLPVGERATRHVLRTYAAREALLDAAGDSTDGEAVSDGDRMADLHGDHVPGRGFLVVPVREPTEWEAGDGERLASSLSDLRATDYRQTADLGRFLAEHDTYEVR; from the coding sequence GTGAAGAACGTCACGGACAGAACGAGCAATCCGTTCGGCATGCGCCCGCCCTGTCGCCACGAGTGCGACTCGGGCGTCAGTTCGGTCTTCGGCTACGGCGACGCCAACGCCGACTTCCACCTCGTCGGCGACTATCCGGGCGTCCACGGCGGACGAGAGACCGGCGTTCCGTTCACCGGGAGCGTCGCGGGCGAGCGCCTCCAACCGGTCCTGAACGAGGTCGGACTCGTCGGCGACGCCTACAGCGACGAACCGGCGGTCGCCGACCTCTTCCTGAGCTATCGCCACGCGTGCTGTCTGCCCGAGGGGAGCGCTCCGACCGAGGACGACTACGACCGACTCGAACCGTTCTTCGACGCCGAGTTGCGCGCCATCGCGGCCCACGTCCTCCTGCCGGTCGGCGAACGTGCGACCCGCCACGTCCTGCGGACCTACGCGGCGCGGGAGGCGCTACTCGACGCGGCGGGCGACTCGACGGACGGCGAGGCGGTGAGCGACGGCGACCGGATGGCCGACCTGCACGGCGACCACGTGCCGGGCCGCGGTTTTCTGGTGGTTCCCGTGCGCGAACCGACCGAGTGGGAAGCGGGCGACGGGGAGCGACTCGCCTCGTCGCTGTCGGACCTGCGGGCGACCGACTACCGCCAGACCGCCGACCTCGGCCGGTTCCTCGCGGAACACGACACCTACGAAGTCCGGTGA
- a CDS encoding LUD domain-containing protein: MSSESRKAKAAEIRRLLAEEGASVAENTRGFNDGRYESVAGLDDYEELKAEARAIKEDAIERLPELIAQVRESVEANGGTVYLADDAADANRYVAEVVEDRDAETVVKSKSMTTEEIEVNEHLEARGAEVWETDLGEFVLQVADDAPSHIVAPAIHKSREGIADLFDAHFELDEPLETAEELTRFAREYLGERIEEAEVGMTGANFVAAESGTLALVTSEGNARKTIQATDTHVAVAGVEKLIPSVADLQPFVELIGRSGTGQDITSYVSLFTPPVDSPTVDFEDDETPLSEAGSDDREFHLVLVDNGRTAMREDDQLRETLYCIRCSACANSCANFQSVGGHAFGGETYSGGIATGWEAGVEGLDTAAEFNDLCTGCSRCVNQCPVRIDIPWINTVVRDRINRGEGGEEIGDGEFDWLVEGLTPDEEPGGLSLQKRFFGNFETVAKIGSALAPASNWLADAPPVRWAMERVLGIDRRRELPEFRSQTLVDWFEARGGSRVSPSAAEREAVLYPDLYTNHVQVERGKAAVRVLEALGVGVRVPEVASSGRAPLSQGMIATAERRAEEVAPALLDHIQTGRDVVVIEPSDLAMFEREYEKFLDGERRAALADGSYEVLEYVYGLLGEEGAGDADALTAGGGAEVAYHSHCQQRTLDLEPYTTAVLEAAGYDVVTSDVECCGMAGSFGYKSEYYELSVAVGEQLRDQFTAPDAADRLVVASGTSCLEQLDSLLGRPTRHPVQLLDPAR, from the coding sequence ATGAGTTCCGAATCACGGAAGGCGAAGGCCGCCGAAATCCGCCGGTTGCTCGCCGAGGAGGGCGCGTCGGTCGCCGAGAACACCCGCGGATTCAACGACGGCCGGTACGAGTCGGTCGCCGGACTCGACGACTACGAGGAGCTGAAAGCCGAGGCGCGGGCCATCAAAGAGGACGCAATCGAGCGCCTGCCGGAACTGATAGCGCAAGTCCGCGAGAGCGTCGAGGCCAACGGCGGCACGGTCTATCTCGCCGACGACGCCGCCGACGCGAACCGATACGTCGCGGAAGTCGTCGAGGACCGGGACGCCGAGACGGTGGTCAAGAGCAAGTCGATGACCACCGAGGAAATCGAGGTCAACGAACACCTCGAAGCGCGGGGCGCGGAGGTCTGGGAGACCGACCTCGGGGAGTTCGTCCTGCAGGTCGCCGACGACGCCCCGAGTCACATCGTCGCGCCCGCCATCCACAAGTCCCGCGAGGGAATCGCCGACCTGTTCGACGCGCACTTCGAGTTGGACGAACCCCTCGAAACCGCCGAGGAACTGACCCGGTTCGCCCGCGAGTACCTCGGCGAGCGCATCGAGGAGGCCGAAGTCGGGATGACCGGCGCGAACTTCGTCGCGGCCGAGTCGGGCACGTTGGCGCTCGTCACCAGCGAGGGCAACGCCCGCAAGACGATTCAGGCGACCGATACGCACGTCGCCGTCGCGGGCGTCGAGAAACTGATTCCGTCGGTCGCCGACCTCCAACCGTTCGTGGAGTTGATCGGTCGTTCGGGGACCGGGCAGGACATCACCTCCTACGTCTCGCTGTTCACCCCGCCGGTCGATTCGCCGACCGTCGATTTCGAGGACGACGAGACGCCGCTCTCGGAGGCAGGGAGCGACGACCGGGAGTTTCACCTCGTCCTCGTCGACAACGGTCGGACGGCGATGCGCGAGGACGACCAGTTGCGCGAGACGCTCTACTGCATCCGGTGTTCGGCCTGCGCGAACTCCTGCGCCAACTTCCAGTCGGTCGGCGGCCACGCCTTCGGCGGCGAGACCTACTCCGGGGGCATCGCCACCGGGTGGGAGGCGGGCGTCGAGGGACTCGACACCGCCGCGGAGTTCAACGACCTCTGCACGGGGTGTTCGCGCTGCGTGAACCAGTGCCCGGTCAGAATCGACATCCCGTGGATAAACACGGTGGTCCGGGACCGCATCAATCGGGGCGAGGGCGGCGAGGAAATCGGGGACGGCGAGTTCGACTGGCTGGTGGAGGGGCTGACGCCCGACGAGGAACCGGGAGGTCTGAGCCTTCAGAAGCGGTTCTTCGGCAACTTCGAGACAGTGGCGAAGATCGGGTCGGCGCTGGCTCCGGCGTCGAACTGGCTGGCCGACGCGCCCCCGGTCCGCTGGGCGATGGAGCGCGTGCTGGGCATCGACCGGCGGCGCGAGTTGCCGGAGTTCCGGTCGCAGACGCTCGTGGACTGGTTCGAGGCCCGCGGCGGGTCCCGAGTTTCGCCCTCGGCGGCCGAGCGCGAGGCGGTCCTCTACCCCGACCTCTACACGAACCACGTGCAGGTCGAACGCGGGAAGGCCGCGGTCCGAGTGCTGGAGGCGTTGGGCGTCGGGGTCAGGGTTCCCGAGGTTGCCTCGTCGGGTCGCGCGCCGCTCTCGCAAGGGATGATAGCCACCGCGGAGCGCCGCGCCGAGGAAGTCGCGCCCGCGCTCCTCGACCACATCCAGACGGGACGCGACGTGGTGGTAATCGAACCGAGCGACCTCGCCATGTTCGAGCGCGAGTACGAGAAGTTCCTCGACGGCGAGCGCCGCGCGGCGCTCGCCGACGGGAGCTACGAGGTGTTAGAGTACGTCTACGGCCTGCTCGGCGAGGAGGGCGCGGGCGACGCGGACGCGCTGACGGCGGGCGGCGGCGCGGAAGTCGCGTACCACAGCCACTGCCAACAGCGGACGCTCGACCTCGAACCGTACACGACGGCGGTGCTGGAGGCGGCGGGCTACGACGTGGTCACGTCCGACGTGGAGTGTTGCGGCATGGCCGGGAGCTTCGGCTACAAGTCCGAGTACTACGAGTTGAGCGTGGCCGTCGGCGAGCAGTTGCGCGACCAGTTCACCGCGCCCGACGCCGCAGACCGCCTCGTCGTCGCGAGCGGAACCTCCTGTCTGGAGCAACTCGACTCCCTGCTCGGGCGCCCGACCCGGCATCCGGTGCAGTTGCTCGACCCGGCGCGGTGA
- a CDS encoding GerW family sporulation protein yields the protein MSVTQIESIVERLQESANVRSVFGDPVERGDRTVVPVARVAFGFGGGYGESHDAETTDGGSEGGTGGGGGGGAAATPVGALVISDDGTKFVRFADRRRRSLALFGLGVVVGALLSRGSGGE from the coding sequence ATGAGCGTCACGCAGATAGAGTCCATCGTAGAGCGATTACAGGAGAGCGCGAACGTCCGGTCGGTCTTCGGCGACCCGGTAGAACGCGGCGACCGAACGGTCGTTCCCGTCGCACGCGTCGCGTTCGGGTTCGGCGGCGGATACGGCGAGAGTCACGACGCGGAGACGACCGACGGCGGTAGCGAGGGCGGCACTGGCGGCGGTGGCGGCGGCGGTGCGGCCGCCACGCCGGTCGGTGCGCTCGTAATCTCCGACGACGGAACGAAGTTCGTGCGGTTCGCGGACCGGCGGCGGCGGTCGCTCGCGCTGTTTGGTCTCGGTGTGGTCGTCGGAGCACTGCTGAGTCGGGGGTCCGGTGGAGAGTAA
- a CDS encoding FAD-binding and (Fe-S)-binding domain-containing protein — translation MAIRPNDSPDPADRGDYDYRNEEVARPDLMAALDARVEGDVRFDTYTRQLYATDASIYEKTPIGVVFPTDTDDVASVVAYCADEEIPVLPRGGGTSLAGQTVNEAVVLDFTRHMDGLVSFDADAAVARAQPGITLGELNAELAPRDLKFAPDPAWGDKSVLGGAIGNNSTGAHSLKYGKTDAYVEECEVVLADGTVTTFGEVEVETLREGGDPEGDLEARIYAEVARILDEESEEIEARYPDLKRNVSGYNLDALVEDAREGSEAGEGTVNLAKLVAGSEGTLAVVTEATVSLEPVPETKAVALLTYADVLDAMEDVEPILDHDPAAVEVMDDVLLDLAAETDEFADVVGMLPDGTDSVLLVEFYAEDDAAGRRKVADLVADRVPDATTEADPSDGATGITDAPRNALGAMEAHDADERARFWKMRKSGLPILLSRTSDAKHISFIEDTAIPAGNLPEFVADFHDILDAHDTFASYYAHAGPGVLHIRPLVNTKTEGGVETMESIADAVTDLVVKYGGSVSGEHGDGRARTQWNRKLYGDDLWRTFRELKTAFDPDWLLNPGQVCGYVESEQLPPDAPERAAAADMTENLRFDPEYDFDAGFDPELDWENENGFQGMVELCHGCAGCRGDQETTGGVMCPTYRAADEEMTSTRGRANMLRQAMSGDLPEDELFTDEFVDEVLDLCIGCKGCKHDCPSGVDMAKLKAEVEHEHHQREGAGLRSRLFARTETLLSVGSALAPLSNWATKLPGARTAMEKLVGIASERSLPEFHRETLRDWYADRGPRVPADEADRRAMLVADPYTNYAHPEVGKAAVRALEAANVHVRIPNDVTDSGRPAFSKSLVDEARETASENVRKLAPRIEDGWDLVVAEPSDAVMFQSDYLDLLGDGPLAADAETVARNAYGVCEYLDAFRLDENAAFDAPDEALTYHGHCHQKATKKDHHAVGVLRRAGYDVDPLDSGCCGMAGSFGYEAEHYSMSEAIGEILFEQVDDSDGETVVAPGASCRTQLGDRDARDAEPPHPVEKLAEAVAE, via the coding sequence ATGGCCATTCGACCGAACGACTCCCCCGACCCCGCCGACCGCGGGGACTACGACTACCGGAACGAGGAGGTGGCGCGCCCCGACCTGATGGCCGCCCTCGACGCGCGCGTCGAGGGCGACGTCCGGTTCGACACCTACACCCGGCAGTTGTACGCGACCGACGCCAGCATCTACGAGAAGACACCCATCGGCGTCGTCTTCCCGACCGACACCGACGACGTGGCCTCGGTCGTCGCGTACTGCGCCGACGAGGAGATTCCGGTGCTGCCGCGGGGCGGCGGCACGAGTCTCGCCGGCCAGACCGTCAACGAGGCGGTGGTCCTCGACTTCACCCGACACATGGACGGTCTCGTGTCCTTCGACGCCGACGCGGCGGTCGCCCGCGCCCAACCCGGCATCACGCTCGGCGAACTGAACGCCGAACTCGCGCCCCGCGACCTGAAGTTCGCGCCCGACCCCGCGTGGGGCGACAAGAGCGTCCTCGGCGGAGCCATCGGCAACAACTCGACCGGCGCGCACTCGCTGAAGTACGGCAAGACCGACGCCTACGTCGAGGAGTGCGAGGTCGTCCTCGCCGACGGCACCGTGACGACCTTCGGCGAGGTCGAAGTCGAGACGCTCCGGGAGGGGGGCGACCCCGAGGGCGACCTCGAAGCCCGCATCTACGCCGAAGTCGCCCGAATCCTCGACGAGGAGAGCGAAGAAATCGAGGCGCGGTACCCCGACCTGAAGCGCAACGTCTCCGGGTACAATCTGGACGCGCTCGTCGAGGACGCCCGCGAGGGGAGCGAGGCAGGCGAGGGGACCGTCAACCTCGCCAAACTGGTGGCGGGGAGCGAGGGCACGCTCGCGGTCGTCACCGAGGCGACGGTGTCGCTCGAACCCGTGCCCGAGACGAAGGCGGTCGCGCTCCTGACCTACGCCGACGTTCTCGACGCGATGGAGGACGTCGAACCCATACTCGACCACGACCCTGCCGCGGTCGAGGTGATGGACGACGTGCTGTTGGACCTCGCGGCCGAGACCGACGAGTTCGCCGACGTGGTCGGGATGCTCCCCGACGGGACCGACTCGGTCCTCCTCGTGGAGTTCTACGCCGAGGACGACGCGGCGGGCCGCCGGAAGGTCGCGGACCTCGTGGCCGACCGAGTGCCGGACGCGACCACCGAGGCCGACCCGAGCGACGGCGCGACCGGAATCACCGACGCGCCCCGAAACGCGCTGGGGGCGATGGAGGCCCACGACGCCGACGAACGCGCCCGGTTCTGGAAGATGCGCAAGTCCGGGCTTCCCATTCTGCTGTCGAGAACCTCGGACGCCAAACACATCTCGTTCATCGAGGACACCGCCATCCCGGCCGGGAACCTGCCGGAGTTCGTCGCCGACTTCCACGACATCCTCGACGCCCACGACACGTTCGCCAGTTACTACGCCCACGCCGGTCCCGGCGTCCTCCACATCCGACCGCTGGTGAACACGAAGACCGAGGGCGGCGTCGAGACGATGGAGTCCATCGCCGACGCCGTGACCGACCTCGTCGTGAAGTACGGCGGGTCGGTCTCGGGCGAACACGGCGACGGTCGCGCTCGGACCCAGTGGAACCGGAAACTCTACGGTGACGACCTCTGGCGCACGTTCCGCGAGTTGAAGACCGCGTTCGACCCCGACTGGCTACTCAACCCCGGGCAGGTCTGTGGCTACGTCGAGTCCGAGCAGTTGCCGCCCGACGCGCCGGAGCGCGCAGCCGCCGCCGACATGACCGAGAACCTGCGGTTCGACCCCGAGTACGACTTCGACGCGGGGTTCGACCCCGAACTCGACTGGGAGAACGAGAACGGCTTTCAGGGGATGGTCGAACTCTGTCACGGCTGTGCCGGTTGTCGCGGCGACCAAGAGACCACCGGCGGCGTGATGTGTCCGACCTACCGGGCGGCCGACGAGGAGATGACTTCGACCCGCGGCCGGGCGAACATGCTCCGGCAGGCGATGAGCGGGGACCTGCCGGAGGACGAACTGTTCACCGACGAGTTCGTCGACGAGGTGCTGGACCTCTGTATCGGGTGCAAGGGGTGCAAGCACGACTGCCCGAGCGGGGTCGACATGGCGAAACTGAAGGCCGAAGTCGAACACGAACACCACCAGCGCGAGGGCGCGGGCCTCCGCAGTCGGCTGTTCGCCCGGACCGAGACCCTGCTCTCGGTCGGGAGCGCCTTGGCACCCCTCTCGAACTGGGCGACGAAGCTCCCCGGCGCGCGCACCGCGATGGAGAAACTCGTGGGCATCGCCAGCGAGCGGAGCCTCCCCGAGTTCCACCGCGAGACGCTCCGTGACTGGTACGCCGACCGGGGTCCCCGGGTCCCGGCCGACGAGGCCGACCGCAGGGCGATGCTCGTCGCCGACCCGTACACGAACTACGCCCACCCCGAGGTCGGGAAGGCGGCGGTCCGGGCGCTCGAAGCCGCGAACGTCCACGTCCGCATCCCGAACGACGTGACCGACAGCGGTCGCCCCGCGTTCTCGAAGAGCCTCGTGGACGAGGCGCGCGAGACGGCCAGCGAGAACGTCCGAAAGCTCGCGCCCCGAATCGAGGACGGTTGGGACCTCGTGGTCGCCGAACCCTCCGACGCGGTGATGTTCCAGTCGGACTACCTCGACCTGCTCGGGGACGGCCCGCTCGCGGCCGACGCCGAGACGGTCGCTCGGAACGCCTACGGCGTCTGCGAGTACCTCGACGCGTTCCGACTCGACGAGAACGCCGCGTTCGACGCGCCCGACGAGGCGCTGACCTACCACGGCCACTGCCACCAGAAGGCGACCAAGAAGGACCACCACGCGGTCGGCGTCCTCCGGCGCGCGGGCTACGACGTGGACCCCCTCGACTCGGGATGCTGTGGCATGGCCGGGAGCTTCGGCTACGAGGCCGAACACTACTCGATGAGCGAGGCCATCGGCGAAATCCTGTTCGAGCAGGTGGACGACAGCGACGGCGAGACGGTCGTGGCGCCGGGCGCGTCCTGCCGCACGCAACTCGGCGACCGGGACGCGCGGGACGCGGAGCCACCCCATCCCGTCGAGAAACTGGCCGAAGCGGTCGCCGAGTGA